The Haemophilus parainfluenzae genome window below encodes:
- a CDS encoding DUF421 domain-containing protein codes for MDGYTLLGLKLAMGIIGLVLQINLMGKGNLAPTSAMDQVQNYVLGGIIGGVIYSDSIGVFQFSLVLVLWTLLVFTLRFIKNHNKLVKSLIDGKPVWVISNGKVKTAECMKHSITANDLMFKLRAAGIYEIKTVKRAVFEQNGQLSIIQYGDDNLRYPLIVDGQLDDDVLDIIDRDEEWVKAELEKQNITIEQVYIGEYLNGQLVAHVYENK; via the coding sequence ATGGATGGCTACACATTATTAGGCTTGAAATTGGCCATGGGTATTATTGGACTGGTACTCCAAATTAACTTAATGGGAAAAGGTAACCTTGCACCGACTTCCGCGATGGATCAGGTACAAAACTATGTGCTAGGTGGCATTATTGGTGGTGTGATTTATAGCGATAGTATTGGGGTATTCCAGTTCTCTCTCGTGCTCGTGCTTTGGACATTATTGGTTTTTACCCTCCGTTTTATCAAAAATCATAACAAATTAGTTAAATCTTTGATTGATGGTAAACCTGTTTGGGTGATTTCAAACGGTAAGGTTAAAACCGCTGAATGTATGAAACACAGTATTACTGCTAATGACCTCATGTTTAAGTTACGTGCTGCCGGTATTTATGAAATCAAAACGGTTAAACGTGCGGTATTCGAACAAAATGGGCAACTCTCGATTATTCAATACGGCGATGATAACTTACGTTATCCATTAATTGTTGATGGACAATTAGATGATGATGTTTTAGACATTATTGATCGTGATGAAGAATGGGTTAAAGCTGAGTTAGAAAAACAGAACATAACGATTGAGCAAGTGTATATTGGCGAATACTTGAATGGTCAGTTAGTGGCACATGTATATGAAAACAAATAA
- a CDS encoding aromatic amino acid transport family protein, with protein sequence MNKTVGSTLLVAGTMIGAGMLAMPLTSAGIGLTATVFLLLGLWAVLTFTALLFVELYQTADSDAGIGTLAAQYFGKAGRIISTAVLIVFLYALIAAYVSGGGSLLMDLLPAMGDKDTMNKIAVLVFTIFFGSFIVIGTHSVDKINRVLFFVMIAAFILVLALMLPNIKFDNLMAMPIDNALIISASPVFFTAFGFHGSIPSLNKYLDGNVKSLRIAILVGSGITLFAYFLWQLSTHGLLSQNEFLQILREDATLNGLVKATLEITQSPIIANAVKIFSTLALVTSFLGVALGLLECIEDLLKQSFDIHAGRISLGLMTFIPPVLFSLFYPEGFILALGYAGQMFAFYAVVLPVALVWKARSIHPNLPYRVWGGNTLLVLVLVLGVIITSIPFAIRAGYLPFVVG encoded by the coding sequence ATGAACAAGACCGTGGGAAGTACCTTACTTGTTGCAGGAACCATGATTGGTGCAGGGATGTTGGCAATGCCACTCACCTCTGCAGGGATTGGCTTGACTGCGACTGTTTTCTTATTACTTGGCTTGTGGGCGGTACTTACTTTCACCGCACTTTTATTCGTGGAACTGTATCAAACCGCTGACAGCGATGCGGGGATCGGCACACTTGCTGCACAATATTTTGGTAAAGCGGGGCGAATTATTTCCACTGCTGTTTTAATTGTCTTCTTATATGCCTTAATTGCTGCTTATGTGAGTGGTGGTGGTTCCTTATTAATGGATTTACTCCCAGCCATGGGCGATAAAGACACCATGAATAAAATCGCGGTGCTTGTATTCACCATTTTCTTCGGCAGTTTTATTGTCATCGGCACCCACAGCGTGGATAAAATCAATCGCGTATTATTCTTTGTGATGATTGCTGCTTTTATCTTAGTGCTCGCATTAATGCTACCAAACATCAAATTTGATAACTTAATGGCGATGCCAATTGATAACGCTTTAATTATTTCTGCAAGCCCTGTATTTTTCACGGCATTTGGTTTCCATGGTTCCATTCCAAGTTTAAATAAATACTTAGACGGTAATGTGAAATCCTTACGCATTGCGATTTTAGTGGGTTCTGGCATCACGTTATTTGCTTACTTTTTATGGCAGCTTTCTACGCACGGCTTACTCAGCCAAAATGAGTTTTTACAAATTTTACGTGAAGACGCCACGTTAAATGGCTTGGTGAAAGCAACCTTAGAAATCACCCAAAGCCCAATTATTGCGAATGCGGTAAAAATCTTCTCCACTTTAGCATTGGTCACTTCATTCTTAGGGGTGGCATTAGGTTTATTAGAATGTATCGAAGACTTACTCAAACAATCTTTTGATATTCATGCAGGGCGTATTTCATTAGGTTTAATGACCTTTATTCCCCCAGTGCTTTTCTCCCTTTTCTATCCGGAAGGTTTTATTCTCGCTCTGGGTTATGCTGGTCAAATGTTCGCGTTCTACGCAGTGGTTTTACCGGTAGCATTAGTTTGGAAAGCACGCTCAATTCATCCAAACTTGCCATATCGAGTATGGGGCGGTAACACATTGTTAGTACTTGTATTGGTACTCGGTGTGATTATTACTTCAATTCCTTTTGCCATCCGAGCGGGTTATTTACCTTTTGTTGTCGGTTAA
- a CDS encoding DUF3290 family protein translates to MTFFSFAFLENAMSFEGYFKYITIFVSLGALLVVTSLYLRHRLQTKYRDLSIIFLLLIIFLLGVQYKQYERNEVYAADISSVVTFLNSVKDSQNLQKEDISTNSRTLMNGMILNIRDQYFEVHFNNDFSAYTLSPINLVNPNVTVIDKEDK, encoded by the coding sequence ATGACTTTTTTCTCTTTTGCTTTTTTAGAAAATGCGATGTCTTTTGAAGGTTATTTTAAATATATCACCATTTTTGTCTCGTTAGGTGCATTGCTTGTGGTGACAAGCTTATATTTACGTCATCGGTTACAAACCAAATATCGCGATCTCAGTATTATCTTTCTTTTATTAATTATTTTCTTGCTCGGTGTGCAATATAAGCAATATGAGCGAAATGAAGTCTATGCAGCTGATATCTCTAGCGTGGTGACATTTTTAAATTCGGTGAAAGATAGTCAAAATTTACAGAAAGAAGATATTAGTACCAATAGCCGTACATTAATGAACGGCATGATTTTAAATATTCGGGATCAGTATTTCGAAGTCCATTTTAATAATGATTTTTCAGCGTATACCTTATCCCCAATTAACTTAGTAAACCCTAATGTTACTGTGATTGATAAGGAGGATAAATAA